One window of the Cryptomeria japonica chromosome 7, Sugi_1.0, whole genome shotgun sequence genome contains the following:
- the LOC131030003 gene encoding leucine-rich repeat receptor-like serine/threonine-protein kinase BAM1, with product MSKYHRFPFTFILLVLLVTDEAGAGAGAGAVDGFSRLSGEAHVLLSLKKTIAVAEGSPDVLRDWNDESKSNSTSHCWWKGVQCDKSYLVVGLNISHMNLNGSVSPEIGKLRNLVNLTLASNNFTGPLPSELFHIPTLRTLNLSNNLFAGSFPSSISHCKDLQVLDVYNNSFAGPLPVELSDLSKLQHVHLGSNYFSGKIPLEYSRLGNLRYLALGANELIGTIPSEFGQIVMLEQLYLGSYSSYQGGIPPELGNLTNLLVLDMANCTLSGPIPPELGKLRLLETLYLQMNTFSGLIPCSLGDLSSIRYLDLADNDLTGHIPEEFERLHNLKLLNLFKNRLHGTIPSFIAELPNLEQLGLWKNNFTGQIPLNLGKNSKLKHLDFSMNMLTGLLPPYLCKNDELESLIMLQNALFGPIPKALGTCKSLRKMRMGQNLFNGAIPDGFLNLPLLEMIELNDNHLAGGIPTSISISLKLEHVSLSNNRLSGPLPPAIGNLVHLQSLLLNGNMFNGSIPSEISRLKKLSKIDLSINHLSGNIPPQITDMQNLNYLNISRNSLVGNIPKKIEGMQSLLYVDLSYNNLSGLVPQSRQYGFFNASSFVGNPGLFEPYLAPAYNQSSQSYRKNGVFMSTTAKLLLVIGLLICSLAFVIPAIFKLRTLWKLNSSRTWRLTAFQRLHFSSKDVLGCLKEDNIIGNDGSVIIYKGLMPNGEQVAVKKLLAVDRARKMGRGRGFSPDYDHEFNTYILTLGNVRHRNIVKLFGFCSNRETNLLVYEYMPNGSLEELLHGREGEYLQWEIRYKIAIEAAKGLSYLHHDCSTPIVHHDVKSNNILLASNFEARIAGFGLTKFLQYSAASNCMSSITGSYGYIAPEEACTLQVDEKSDVYSFGVVLLELICGRKAVGDFGEELDIVQWVRKMTGSSKERVMEVTDTRLSSVPLQEVMHVFNIAMLCLQERSEQRPSMREVVHMLTDFPNTKSLK from the exons ATGTCAAAATATCATAGATTTCCCTTTACTTTCATCTTGCTGGTGTTGCTAGTTACCGATGAAGCAGGGGCGGGGGCAGGGGCAGGGGCAGTAGATGGTTTTTCAAGGCTATCTGGCGAGGCCCATGTCCTGCTTTCCCTGAAGAAAACAATTGCTGTTGCAGAAGGCTCGCCAGATGTTTTGAGAGACTGGAATGATGAGTCTAAATCGAATTCAACTTCCCATTGTTGGTGGAAGGGGGTCCAATGTGATAAGTCTTATCTAGTTGTTGGACTTAACATCTCCCATATGAATTTGAATGGCTCAGTTTCACCTGAAATTGGGAAGCTACGCAATCTTGTGAATCTCACACTTGCTTCCAATAATTTCACTGGTCCTTTACCTAGTGAACTCTTCCATATTCCCACACTGAGAACCTTGAATCTCTCCAATAATCTCTTTGCTGGTAGCTTCCCCTCCAGCATTTCCCATTGTAAGGACTTGCAAGTCTTAGATGTTTACAACAACAGTTTTGCAGGGCCATTGCCTGTTGAGTTGAGTGACCTAAGCAAGCTGCAACATGTGCACTTGGGAAGCAACTATTTTTCTGGCAAGATCCCACTTGAATATTCAAGGCTGGGAAACTTGAGATACCTGGCACTGGGTGCAAATGAGCTTATTGGGACAATCCCAAGTGAGTTTGGCCAAATTGTTATGTTGGAACAGCTCTACCTTGGCTCCTATAGTTCCTACCAAGGGGGGATTCCTCCTGAGCTTGGCAACCTCACAAATCTTCTTGTATTGGATATGGCAAATTGTACTCTTTCAGGGCCTATTCCTCCTGAGCTAGGAAAACTAAGGCTACTAGAAACCTTGTACCTGCAAATGAATACCTTCTCTGGCCTAATTCCTTGTAGTTTGGGAGATCTGTCAAGCATCAGATATCTGGACTTGGCTGACAATGATCTTACAGGCCATATCCCTGAAGAATTTGAAAGGCTGCACAACTTGAAGCTGTTGAATCTGTTTAAGAACAGACTACATGGAACTATTCCCTCTTTCATAGCAGAGCTCCCTAACCTTGAACAGCTTGGGCTATGGAAGAATAACTTCACTGGCCAGATTCCTCTGAATCTAGGTAAGAATAGCAAACTCAAGCACCTCGACTTCTCCATGAACATGTTGACTGGTCTGCTACCCCCTTATCTCTGTAAGAACGATGAACTCGAATCTCTTATTATGCTACAGAATGCTTTGTTTGGCCCCATCCCAAAAGCTCTAGGCACCTGCAAGTCATTAAGGAAGATGCGTATGGGACAAAATCTCTTCAATGGTGCAATCCCAGATggctttctcaatcttcccttgtTGGAGATGATTGAACTTAATGATAACCATCTAGCAGGAGGCATACCCACATCCATTTCTATTTCTCTGAAGTTAGAACATGTCAGTTTATCCAATAATAGACTGAGTGGCCCTCTTCCCCCAGCAATAGGTAATTTGGTTCATTTGCAATCCCTTCTGCTAAATGGCAACATGTTTAATGGGAGTATTCCAAGCGAGATAAGTAGACTTAAGAAGCTGTCTAAAATAGATTTGAGCATAAACCATCTGAGTGGGAATATTCCTCCACAAATCACTGATATGCAGAATCTCAACTATCTTAATATCTCTAGAAACAGTTTAGTTGGGAACATTCCAAAAAAAATCGAAGGTATGCAGAGCTTGTTGTATGTAGACTTGTCCTATAACAATTTGTCTGGTTTGGTACCTCAGAGTAGGCAATACGGTTTCTTCAATGCATCTTCCTTTGTAGGAAATCCAGGTTTGTTTGAACCTTATTTAGCTCCAGCTTACAACCAATCTTCTCAATCCTATAGGAAAAATGGTGTATTTATGTCTACTACTGCTAAATTGCTTCTAGTGATTGGGTTGTTGATTTGCTCTTTGGCCTTCGTTATTCCTGCCATTTTTAAACTAAGAACCCTGTGGAAGTTAAATTCCTCAAGGACCTGGAGACTAACAGCTTTCCAAAGACTCCATTTCTCCTCTAAGGATGTGCTAGGCTGCCTCAAGGAAGACAATATCATTGGGAATGATGGTTCTGTCATTATCTATAAGGGTTTAATGCCAAACGGAGAACAAGTTGCTGTAAAGAAATTGCTAGCTGTTGATAGAGCCAGAAAGATGGGCAGAGGCAGAGGCTTTTCTCCTGATTATGATCATGAATTTAACACATACATTTTGACTTTAGGGAATGTTCGGCATCGGAATATAGTGAAATTGTTCGGGTTTTGTTCGAACCGGGAGACAAATCTACTTGTCTATGAATACATGCCCAATGGAAGCCTAGAAGAGCTACTCCATGGCAGAGAAGGCGAGTACCTGCAGTGGGAGATAAGGTACAAAATTGCCATAGAGGCTGCAAAGGGCCTTTCCTACCTTCATCATGACTGTTCTACACCTATAGTGCACCATGATGTCAAGTCCAATAATATTCTCCTCGCCTCCAATTTTGAAGCCCGTATAGCAGGGTTTGGACTGACAAAATTCCTTCAATATTCTGCTGCCTCAAATTGCATGTCTTCCATAACAGGCTCGTATGGGTATATTGCTCCAG AAGAGGCCTGCACCCTTCAAGTCGATGAGAAAAGTGATGTCTACAGCTTTGGAGTTGTCCTGCTAGAGTTAATATGTGGGAGAAAGGCAGTTGGTGACTTTGGGGAGGAACTGGATATTGTTCAGTGGGTAAGAAAAATGACTGGTTCTTCAAAAGAAAGAGTTATGGAAGTCACAGACACGAGATTGTCCAGTGTCCCTTTGCAAGAGGTGATGCATGTTTTCAATATTGCAATGCTATGTTTACAAGAGCGCAGTGAACAAAGGCCAAGCATGAGGGAGGTTGTCCATATGCTTACTGATTTCCCAAACACCAAATCCCTCAAATAA